Genomic window (Magnolia sinica isolate HGM2019 chromosome 10, MsV1, whole genome shotgun sequence):
ttgatgtatgtgttgcacatccatgccgtccacaggAAACAATTctcattgaacacccactattaaaaacttcttaggtccCACCGTAATTGGGCTGGAgtttaaaaagcccagaaccgtggaaccgatctggAATTGAActggttttcacggtccggttccagtttggttctagggtgctaacagtctggttccggttccaaaaatcctagaaccgtaggGAACGGTTCAGttctggtttcaccccaaaaccggactgaaccgaaccgtgtgcacccctggTTGGACCTCCAACCACATTTACCATTAATATTATGGTCGCGATTGCGTCCAACCCTGTCTGGGCAAGGCTCtgtaggggccaccatgatgtaagtgttttatccatgccgttcatcacttttcttagattattttaagatatgatccaaaaaataaagcgcTTTCTCATATCGTTTTAAGATatgaccacaccaaaagaagctgcagggataatgacatccactgtttaaacctttctaaaggccacagtgatatttatttatttatttattatttatttataatccaacctatttataaggtcatgcagacgtggatgaagtgaaaaaacgaatatcagcttgatccgaaacttacccatctcccaagaagtttttaatggtgtacgttcaatccccaccttgtgatCCACTTAAGACCTGTACCTGCCTCATAttttgtctcatactataaaatgatttgagaaaaacaatgatctgagaaaaacgatgaacggtgtggataaaacactcacatcacggtagccccacggagccctgcccggacgggtTGGACGCAATGGGCATCCTAATGTAATGGTAATAAACAAGACTTAaacaaagaaaggaaggaaggctCAGGTAGGCCTACCTTGGTGTATATGTGAAATCTGAAATTGGATTGCacattgagttactcagtaaactttgatcgtactgagtaaactctgttggacccACTTTgagtgtatgtggtttatccacaccattcatccatttttccagctcattttaacggtggaggccaaaattgaagcatatctaagctcaagtggactacaccatgaaAAAGTGTTGGCCGCACCTTCTTTAATAACAATGAAAAAGTGTCACGTGCCTGTATCAGATATGGAACATTTAGTAAAAAGTTAAAAATTCACTATACAAAATGATGATTTTACCTTTTACATTGTAAATCTAATGCTTAACACACTTACATGGCTCTTTTTCATTAGTGCTAGATGCCATCGGTGTCCTTTTAAAATTGCCTACAGGCTCTAGGTATCTAGCAGCTGCCATAGGGTTGAGCCTGGCCTTGAGTCTTTCACCTGATCAATACTCAATCTGGCTTGGACCTAGCACATTAAGACCCATCAGCCCAGAAATACAATTAAGAAGGATgcattgaaatatttttaccaaATCAGGTTCTCAAATGATTTAACTCCCATGCAAACTAACCATCATCATACACGCGACATTAAAACAACGGATCAGATTAGGTTATAAAGTAGGCCATACATAAATGacccaaaaagtaaaaaaatgaaGGTGTTGGAACCaatcaaattctaaaaatttcttcctttttcacacatcatttaaaaaataatacatATGAAATAGAATATCCAACATAATGACATGAGAAATTTTATTATTCCCATTTAGATTGAACTACATGAGTATGCCTAAAATCATAATCAAGCACTGAACTCCCATCCATCCTTTTCAGAGCAAACCTCTCCACCAACACATAACAACCAAACTTCCTCCATTCCCTCCTCCCTCCAAATTCCTCCACCTTCTCTACCTTCACATCCCTTTCTTTCCCATCAATCCAACCTCCTTTACAAGCTTCCCATTTCATTCTATCCACAATTGCCATATTCAATCCCACACTCATCCTCTCTTCCATGCTAGTTAGCGGCTCACGCAACCACATCATCCCATCAACCACACCTGCATCCTCTTGCACGGTTTCTACCCCGAAAATTTTCGCCGACTCGCTTCGTATTGTCGCACTCACAACAACAGTATTTCCTTCGTTCCCATCGTTCTCGCATGTATGAATCTCTTCCCACAACCTCTCGAGGCGCATTTCATAGAACATGGACCTCtccatttgaaattttaaactatATACTTCCTTAATGAACATGAAAGGACAATACCATTTCCCCACTACAATGCTCGCCGAACGCTTAGAAGAGAGCGGGAAGTCGAATTCTGGTAACCGCACGCGGAGAGCGGTGTTAGCGCCATGAGCTTCGCCTAGTTGGCGATGGACAGGAGTCCGCGTGTAAATCTTCCAACCTTTTCTCCTCAGGAAAAATGGAGGGAACCCGTCTGGAGCTACAGACTTAGCAATGTAGCCACCGCTGCGGCAGCAGCGGATCTCTACCTGTTGATATACATCTCTGTGGTCGAAATCTTGTGGGTTTTTGTCTATGATGTGTGTGCAGAAACAGCAAGTGCTCCCGTCCACCTCCCTTGAGCATGTATGTGCTTTTCTGTAAGAGTCATTCCAAAGTTAATCAATGCGTATGCACTTATATTTTTTGGGATGCCAATGGGCCGGGCTGACCCATGGGCTTTTGGGCTTGGCACATTTGGGGTCGAGCATGGGGCTGAATAGTAGGGAGGCAAATCGAGTGGTGTAAGCACACACCCCACCagggtggtgtgttgatgtggcaaagttatgtgggctccgccatgatgcatgtgttatatttacatcgatccattcattttgagatatcattctaaggcatgagctaaaaaacgagggatatcaaaagctcaagtgaaccatgcaaCATAATGCAGTGGAGACTGAactggaagttctggatcaagctgatatttgtgtttttctacttcatccaggtctatatgacttggagtacagattggatggcaaataaacattatggttggaCAGTAAATAGACATTACTGCTGGTCCTGGTAAGTTTTAAATGGTCAgtgttgaatcaccactgtttcttgtagtgtggtccgcctaagatttgggtctaccttaattttcagctcatgccctaaaatgacatggaaaaatggatggacggagtggatttaaaaaaaagtacatcatggtatggcccagaGCTATTCCAACTTCAAAGGGGTCACTACCCAATCCATTGATTTGGTTGTCCACACCCATACGCGGAATCATACCATCACCATCCATATTTTCCTctgactgtgtggcccacccgatgctTGGATCAACCCCCTCCCCCTTTGCAGTGATGATCTTCATGGTAAAAcccaaaaagagagaaaaaaagaagaagaagaagaaaaaagctaCAATGAAATCTTAGATGAAAGAGATTTTACCCTTTGAATTTCGCATTTGCATTTATAACATAGTACCGATTAGAAGACAATGGCTGATCAAGAACTGGAATGAAGAGGGCCTTGTTggagacaatcctaaccatctggcATTCGGGATGTTGTATGTATTCGACGGTGA
Coding sequences:
- the LOC131257971 gene encoding uncharacterized protein LOC131257971 is translated as MYVTRPLSIYTKSPDAALEPPPEGPNSGYLTFMDEESEAERACCWGTCKSDRLKSLPFPHNKILTVEYIQHPECQMVRIVSNKALFIPVLDQPLSSNRYYVINANAKFKGKAHTCSREVDGSTCCFCTHIIDKNPQDFDHRDVYQQVEIRCCRSGGYIAKSVAPDGFPPFFLRRKGWKIYTRTPVHRQLGEAHGANTALRVRLPEFDFPLSSKRSASIVVGKWYCPFMFIKEVYSLKFQMERSMFYEMRLERLWEEIHTCENDGNEGNTVVVSATIRSESAKIFGVETVQEDAGVVDGMMWLREPLTSMEERMSVGLNMAIVDRMKWEACKGGWIDGKERDVKVEKVEEFGGRREWRKFGCYVLVERFALKRMDGSSVLDYDFRHTHVVQSKWE